A genome region from Bradyrhizobium commune includes the following:
- a CDS encoding SDR family NAD(P)-dependent oxidoreductase: MKPSGKVAAITGAARGIGKACAKRFLDDGVKVVISDVDAEGLAATAAELGRPDNLRTVVGNVAKRTDIDQLVATAVKEFGRLDIMVNNAGVARNRDILEISEEEFDEIIGINLKGAFFGVQAAAKQMIAQGGGGVIINMSSVNALLAIPALATYAMSKGGMKQLTSVAAVALAPHNIRVVAVGPGTILTDMVTSSIYTSEDARRTVMSRTPAGRGGEPSEVASVVAFLASDDASYITGQTIYPDGGRLILNYTVPVKER, encoded by the coding sequence ATGAAACCATCCGGCAAGGTCGCCGCCATCACCGGCGCGGCACGCGGCATCGGCAAGGCCTGTGCAAAGCGATTCCTCGATGACGGCGTCAAGGTCGTCATCTCGGACGTCGATGCCGAGGGCCTTGCCGCGACGGCCGCCGAGCTGGGGCGGCCGGACAATTTGCGCACCGTCGTCGGCAATGTCGCGAAGCGCACCGACATCGATCAGCTCGTTGCAACCGCCGTGAAAGAGTTCGGCCGGCTCGACATCATGGTCAACAATGCCGGCGTCGCGCGCAACCGGGACATCCTCGAGATCTCGGAAGAGGAATTCGACGAAATCATCGGCATCAATCTGAAGGGCGCGTTCTTCGGCGTGCAGGCCGCGGCCAAACAGATGATCGCGCAGGGTGGCGGCGGCGTCATCATCAACATGTCCTCGGTGAACGCGCTGCTGGCGATCCCGGCGCTTGCGACCTATGCCATGTCCAAGGGCGGCATGAAGCAGCTCACATCGGTCGCCGCCGTCGCGCTCGCCCCGCACAACATCCGCGTCGTCGCGGTCGGGCCGGGCACGATTTTGACCGATATGGTGACGTCCTCGATCTACACGTCCGAGGATGCCCGCAGGACCGTAATGTCGCGCACGCCGGCCGGCCGCGGCGGCGAGCCGAGCGAGGTTGCGTCGGTCGTGGCCTTCCTCGCCAGCGACGATGCGTCCTATATCACCGGACAGACCATCTATCCGGATGGCGGACGGCTGATTTTGAACTACACGGTGCCGGTGAAGGAGAGGTAA
- a CDS encoding thiamine pyrophosphate-dependent enzyme, which produces MSVSSKLDRRAAVAALLTDRKDTLVVSGLGSPTYDLHATGDRDDNFYLWGAMGGAALIGLGLAQAQPGKRVLALTGDGEQLMGFGGIATIGVARPRNLDIVVIDNQHFGETGMQASHTGRGVDLTAIAAACGFAATGTMRTLEEVQRLAAQIAAPADGPRLFVIKVLAENPPRSLPSRDAVFIKNRFRAHLGFAAA; this is translated from the coding sequence ATGTCCGTTTCCTCAAAGCTCGATCGCCGTGCCGCTGTCGCTGCTCTCCTGACTGATCGCAAGGACACGCTGGTCGTTTCCGGTCTGGGCTCGCCCACCTACGATCTGCATGCGACCGGCGACCGCGACGACAATTTCTATCTCTGGGGCGCCATGGGCGGCGCCGCCCTGATCGGGCTTGGGCTCGCTCAGGCTCAGCCCGGCAAGCGCGTCCTCGCTCTCACCGGCGACGGCGAGCAGCTGATGGGCTTCGGCGGCATCGCCACCATCGGCGTTGCCCGTCCGCGCAATCTCGACATCGTCGTGATCGACAACCAGCATTTTGGCGAGACCGGGATGCAGGCGAGCCACACCGGGCGCGGCGTTGATCTCACGGCGATTGCTGCGGCCTGCGGTTTCGCCGCGACCGGAACTATGCGGACGCTTGAAGAAGTACAACGCCTCGCAGCGCAGATCGCCGCGCCGGCCGATGGCCCGCGACTCTTTGTCATCAAGGTTCTGGCCGAAAATCCGCCGCGCTCGCTGCCCTCGCGCGATGCCGTCTTTATCAAGAACCGGTTCCGTGCTCATCTCGGCTTTGCGGCGGCCTGA
- a CDS encoding MFS transporter, whose protein sequence is MTAATGVAPATEKSATAHVVWASALGTAIEWYDFLIYGTAAALVLNKLFFPSFDPFVGTLAAFSTYAVGFVARPIGGAIIGHYGDRLGRKKMLVATMIAMGLGTFLIGCLPTYSQIGVWAPILLVILRFIQGIGLGGEWSGAVVMVAEHAGNRRGFYGSLVQIGFPVGVAASTGIFGLMTKLPEADFLSWGWRVPFLISILLVGVGFIVRLKLAETPYFKEVVERKEVLAQPVMEVLRSDWRSFLLAIGITVSEVGLAYLLTVFTVVYATTKLGLPRQVILDAVVYAAIVEFATLPLAGWLSDIFGRKALYLAGGVFSVALAFPLFWFLDTKEPVLITLALVVTMTLTHALLFGPKAAFMPELFRTQVRYSGASLGANVAAAISGGFSPLIATALLAWAGSYWAVSVYIIALSIITIIATLMAPETARDSLK, encoded by the coding sequence ATGACGGCTGCAACGGGGGTCGCCCCGGCGACGGAGAAATCGGCGACGGCGCATGTGGTGTGGGCGAGCGCGCTCGGCACCGCGATCGAGTGGTACGACTTCCTGATCTACGGCACCGCCGCGGCGCTGGTGCTCAACAAGCTGTTCTTTCCGAGCTTCGACCCCTTCGTCGGCACGCTGGCGGCGTTCTCGACCTATGCGGTCGGCTTCGTGGCCCGGCCAATTGGCGGCGCGATCATCGGGCATTACGGCGACCGGCTCGGGCGCAAGAAGATGCTGGTCGCGACCATGATCGCGATGGGGCTCGGCACCTTCCTGATCGGCTGCCTGCCGACCTACAGCCAGATCGGCGTCTGGGCGCCGATCCTGCTCGTCATACTGCGCTTCATCCAGGGCATCGGGCTCGGCGGCGAATGGAGCGGTGCAGTGGTGATGGTGGCCGAGCATGCCGGCAACCGCCGCGGCTTCTATGGCAGCCTGGTGCAGATCGGCTTTCCCGTCGGCGTTGCCGCCTCCACCGGCATCTTTGGCCTGATGACGAAACTACCCGAAGCGGACTTCTTGAGTTGGGGTTGGCGCGTGCCATTCCTGATCAGCATTCTGCTCGTTGGCGTCGGCTTCATCGTGCGGCTCAAGCTCGCGGAGACGCCGTATTTCAAGGAGGTTGTCGAGCGCAAGGAGGTGCTGGCGCAGCCGGTGATGGAAGTACTTCGCAGCGACTGGCGCAGTTTTCTGCTGGCGATCGGCATCACGGTGTCGGAGGTGGGCCTTGCCTATCTGCTCACCGTCTTCACCGTGGTTTACGCCACGACAAAGCTCGGCCTGCCGCGCCAGGTGATCCTCGATGCGGTGGTCTATGCCGCGATCGTCGAGTTCGCGACGCTGCCGCTCGCCGGCTGGCTCTCCGACATTTTCGGCCGCAAGGCGCTGTATCTCGCCGGCGGCGTGTTTTCGGTGGCGTTGGCGTTTCCGCTGTTCTGGTTCCTTGATACGAAAGAGCCGGTGCTGATCACGCTCGCGCTCGTCGTCACGATGACCTTGACGCACGCGCTGCTGTTCGGACCGAAGGCCGCCTTCATGCCGGAGCTGTTTCGCACCCAGGTACGCTATAGCGGTGCATCGCTGGGCGCAAATGTCGCAGCCGCCATCAGCGGCGGCTTCTCGCCACTGATCGCGACCGCGCTGCTGGCCTGGGCGGGATCGTACTGGGCGGTGTCGGTCTACATCATCGCGCTGTCGATCATCACGATCATCGCGACCTTGATGGCGCCGGAGACGGCGCGCGACAGCCTGAAATAG
- a CDS encoding thiamine pyrophosphate-binding protein: MHSPQPNPDARADDWPSELYRILKAADVRQMSYVPDAGHSQLIRLFSADRDVTTNVLTTEEEGIAIAAGAWLGGQRSVLLMQSSGVGNCINMLSLSAIGRFPLLMLVTMRGEWAEFNPWQVPMSRATQPSLEAIGLKVMRAETAEDLVETVESAATLAYDSDQQIAVLIGQRLIGKKKW, encoded by the coding sequence GTGCACAGCCCCCAACCAAATCCCGACGCGCGCGCAGACGACTGGCCGAGCGAGCTCTATCGCATTCTGAAAGCCGCCGACGTCCGGCAGATGTCCTATGTGCCGGACGCCGGCCACAGCCAGCTGATCCGCCTGTTCTCGGCCGACCGCGACGTCACCACCAATGTGCTGACCACGGAAGAGGAGGGCATCGCGATCGCCGCGGGCGCCTGGCTCGGCGGCCAGCGCAGCGTGTTGCTGATGCAGTCGAGCGGGGTCGGCAATTGCATTAACATGCTGTCGCTGTCGGCGATCGGACGCTTTCCGCTCTTGATGCTGGTGACGATGCGCGGCGAATGGGCCGAGTTCAATCCCTGGCAGGTGCCGATGAGCCGGGCGACGCAGCCATCGCTGGAGGCGATCGGTCTGAAAGTGATGCGGGCGGAGACGGCGGAGGATCTGGTCGAGACCGTCGAATCCGCGGCCACGCTCGCTTATGACTCCGATCAGCAGATCGCCGTCCTGATCGGGCAACGCCTGATCGGCAAGAAAAAGTGGTGA